The Filimonas lacunae genomic sequence GGCCGGATTAGCTCGTCCGGTCTATGCCCCGCTATAACGGCGGGGCTTTTTACAGGCATACACAGCGGGCATTCTATTGACATTTATCAATACCGTTTTTTATTAAATGTCAATGTTCGTCAACACGCTGTGATACAACTTTGTGGTATCAAAACAGTAACACATAATCTATACAATATGGCAACACAGCAATCTAATGAACAAATTGTTCGCGCACTCTATGAAGCAGCAGAGGTACAGGACTCCAAACTATTCACCTCTATGTTTACACCTGATGGTTATTTCTGGGATGTAAGTGCAGGAAAGAAATATTATGGTGAAGACATTGGCAACACCGTAGATATCTATGCCAAAGCCTTCCCCAACATGCACCGCGAACTATTGAAGGTGTATGTGAAAGATGAAGAGAATATGGTTATGGTGGAATTAACTTTAAACGGCACCCACAATGGCCCGCTGGAATTGCCGCTGGGAACCATTCCTCCAACAGGTAAAACCATCAATACCCCTTGTGCAGATTTCTTTTTACTGGAAAACGGTAAGATAAAACAGTTCCATTGTTATACTGCCGCCACTATCCTGTTTGCACAAATTGGCTTACTGGACAAGATTCAGTTATAATTCTTACTACACACAAAGGCATGGCCTTATTCATGCCTTTGTGTTTTCCTTCCTCCCCAAAATAATACAACATGAACAATCTGATAAAACAGGCAGCCAAAGCCATCACCCTTTTTACACTGGTGGGCTTTAGCTCCGCCACCATAGCGCAACCAAAGCAACATCTACCGGTTTCTATAAACAACTCCTCATTATCGGATGAAGCGCTGGTAAAGCAATTACCTGGCTTTGCCAATGGCTATGCTACCGTTAACGGCATACGCATACACTATGTAAAGGGCGGCACAGGCAAACCACTGGTATTGCTTTCCGGCTGGCCCCAAACCTGGTGGTCGTTTCATAAAATGATGCCGGAGCTGCAAAAAAGCTATACCGTTATTGCCGTTGATTACAGGGGCATGGGCAGTTCTGCACATCCCGATAGCGGCTACGATAAAAAAACAGTATCCAACGATGTGTACGAACTGCTGAAACAGTTAGGCTATGAAAAAGCCTACGTGGCAGGACACGACATTGGCGCACAGGTGGCATTTAGTTTAGCGGCCAATCATCCTGGAATGGTAGAGAAGCTGGTGATGATAGATGTACCCCACCCGGACGAAACCTTTGCCGCTATGCCTATGTTACCCGCTTTAGGCACACCTACCGACAAGCTGGATCCGGCCCGCCCTTATGTATGGTGGTTTGCCTTTAACCAGATAAATGGCTTACCGGAAGAACTGATAGCAGGCCGTGCTGCTGTTTTTCAAAAAACAATATTCCATTACCTGTTAAACAACGACAGTTCTCTGTCCACACTGGATCGCGCTGTATATGCAGCCGCTTATAACAGCAAAGAAACCATTCGCGCAGGCAACAACTGGTACCGCACGTTTATGCAGGACATAGAAGATTATAAACAGTACGCTCCTTTAAACATGCCCGTGCTGGGATTGGGCGGCCCCGGGTATGGCTGGTTAAACTATACCCTGCCTAAAAAAGCAACGAATGTAAAAGTGGTGAAAGTAGAAAACTCCGGCCACTTTGTACCGGAAGAGCAACCCGCCGTTGCAGTAGCAGAGATAAAACGCTTTTTGAATTAATACATCGATAACAATATAAAATTTATCACCATGAAAATGATCAATAACATCAGCCGTAATATCGTTAGCGGCATAGTGGCTCCCCTGGCTTTAACCGTAGGCGGCTTCAACACATCTGCCAAAGCACAAGCGCCCGGCATTGTAGGCATAGACCACGTTGGCATTAACGTGCCCAACTTAGAACAGGGCGTTCAGTTTTTTCACGACCTGTTTGGCTTTGAGCAGGTAACCAAATTAGGCCCCTTTGCTATGGATGCCAACTGGAAGAAAAACTTCCATATTCATGATAATGCTGGTGCAGTAACTGTAGTGATGATGCGTGCAGGCGATGGCTCTAACATAGAGTTATTTGGCTATACACCGCCGGTAGGCAGCACCGTGCAGCCTTACCGCGATGATATCAGCGCCACCCACATTTCGCTGTACACCACAGACATCAAAGCCACCAAAGCCTTCCTGGAATCCAAAGGCATTCAATTCCTTACAGACATTAATGCAGGTATGTTTGATACAGAAGGCGAAAGCTGGGTATACTTTGAAACTCCCTGGGGCGCTTCTATTGAGCTGAACAGCTATCCTAACGGAAAAGG encodes the following:
- a CDS encoding nuclear transport factor 2 family protein; translated protein: MATQQSNEQIVRALYEAAEVQDSKLFTSMFTPDGYFWDVSAGKKYYGEDIGNTVDIYAKAFPNMHRELLKVYVKDEENMVMVELTLNGTHNGPLELPLGTIPPTGKTINTPCADFFLLENGKIKQFHCYTAATILFAQIGLLDKIQL
- a CDS encoding alpha/beta fold hydrolase → MNNLIKQAAKAITLFTLVGFSSATIAQPKQHLPVSINNSSLSDEALVKQLPGFANGYATVNGIRIHYVKGGTGKPLVLLSGWPQTWWSFHKMMPELQKSYTVIAVDYRGMGSSAHPDSGYDKKTVSNDVYELLKQLGYEKAYVAGHDIGAQVAFSLAANHPGMVEKLVMIDVPHPDETFAAMPMLPALGTPTDKLDPARPYVWWFAFNQINGLPEELIAGRAAVFQKTIFHYLLNNDSSLSTLDRAVYAAAYNSKETIRAGNNWYRTFMQDIEDYKQYAPLNMPVLGLGGPGYGWLNYTLPKKATNVKVVKVENSGHFVPEEQPAVAVAEIKRFLN
- a CDS encoding VOC family protein; translated protein: MKMINNISRNIVSGIVAPLALTVGGFNTSAKAQAPGIVGIDHVGINVPNLEQGVQFFHDLFGFEQVTKLGPFAMDANWKKNFHIHDNAGAVTVVMMRAGDGSNIELFGYTPPVGSTVQPYRDDISATHISLYTTDIKATKAFLESKGIQFLTDINAGMFDTEGESWVYFETPWGASIELNSYPNGKGYEKQKPAVKLWNPATAAQLTTETYNKAFLQSFAVKQVAVWNETDSVARLPKLKEIYQNDIAFFDEEGSTNGIASLNARISKLQQQNARFKFSLIKIDNSNNMVRYYWNYGPASKPNLISGMDLIILEGGKIRTLNVFLDKLPPAAK